The DNA sequence TTTCTGTATGTTTTCATGATTTTCTGTCCCAAGATTGCTTTGACCTATACCATTATCCTCTTAATCTGCTCTCGCGAAAATCTGTACCTCTAATTTGCTAGGATGAGTTGACTTCATAGCTTTTGAAGCGAGTGATGACAGAAAGGTTGCCCTTCTTTATGTTTTTCTGATGACACCTTGTTGTTGGCACACAGCAAAATACTGGAGGAATGACGCCAAGGATACAGGGTCAGATATTCGTGAAGAGAGTAGCATCCCGACAGAGAAATCAGCTTATGGTAATGGTTCTGAGGATAAACAATCAAGCAGCACACGTAATGAAATGATGATTCCTTCATCAGAAGATAGTTCTGTAAATCTAAATGGTCTGGGCGAACGGGAGACATCTATCTGTCATAACCCGGAGCAGGCAGAAGAGGCACAGTTTTGTAACGGTGACCTCAACAATGGGAAGAGCGGAAGCGAATCTGGGAATATTGACGTGGAGGAAAATGGAGAACTTGAGGAGCCTTGTTTGTCTGCTGCGGTTAGTTCTCATGATAACAATCAGTCATCTCAAATTGGTGAAACGATGGAAGGTCAGCTAAAAGAAGAAAGTTTGCCAATCCCTGAAGCAAACTCTGTGCTAGAAGCAAATAATGGTGCGATTGACTCCAAGAATGACAGCCCGAGAACGGTATCCGGAAGTAGTTCGCAGGTTACCGAAGAGGGTCTAGCGGAAGAAAACATATTAGCCAGTGACGCCCCACTGTTGTCTTCTGGCGAACAGAAAGAGCAACTCCAGACTGATGTTGCAATTCGTCATGCTTTTGAGCGGATGACGTCTAAGGAAACATTTGCAAGCACGGAGTATGTTGACCCAGTCTCTGAATTCAGCGACGCATTAGGTGACATGTCCGTATCACCCGCTGCCAGAAGCTCTCATGCTTATGAAGGCAGCGTGTCTTCTTACGACGCCTTCGAAGATCAATACCATGACAGGGATTTCCATAAGTTTAAGTATCCTGGAGAGAAAATGAATTCTGTGCCTTCTAAAGAACGGCGAAATAGGGGCAAGTATCGGGTGAATGGCTTGGTGGGTAGAGATGCTCGAGTTCGTCATCCAGATAGGCACTTTGCACTGCCTTTTTCTTCAGATATGGGGCTTTATGCCATGAAAGGAAGCAGATGGGTCCAAAATGGGATGGCAGAACCCTCGAGCCACGTCCCTCCTAGTAGATACCATATAGGATCAGAAAGAGATGAATTACCGCCTAGGATTCCAAGGCAACCCGGAGCTGGCTATGATCATGGAAGTCCATCCAGTCAAGTGTACCCTGAGCATGACAAGTTGAAACTATTGAAAATGGTCTATGAACTGGAGGACCAACTTAAGAGGACATGTAACCTGGATGAGGTGGCTAGCGAAAGGGTTTCTGCGGGATTCAACTGGAAGGAAAAGCATAGCCGTATGTACTATGATGGTGGCCTATTGGAGGAGAGCAACTCTCCAGGATTAAATGTACCTGGATATCTTAGGAGAAGCGAGCCACGCAATAATTGGCGATCCTCAAAAATACCCTTCTCCGCCGAGATGACGAAAAGAAGTTACCAATACAACCACACCCATTTGCGTCATTTCCCTCCTGAGTATCGACGCTCTGAGCCGTTGCCTCCACCTAATATATACAATAGAGGCCTCTACGGTTTCCATGACACTCGGAATCCCTATAGTCCCTACAGCTCGTGTGCCTCAAGCCCTCAGCGTTATATGGATGATGAGCCCTCGATGGGGGATAGTGAGACTAACTCCAATCACCGGAGGTATAAGATCCGAGAATTTAACAATTATTTTAGGGAAAATCATCATGTGGTGAAGAGGCATTTACGTCCTATAACTGGTGGTGCCCCACTCCTAACTTGCGACCGATGCTCAGAACTTCTGCAACTTCCTGCAGATTTTCTGTTTTTCAAGAAGAGGTGTCATCGACTAAGGTGCGGTGCTTGCAAGGCAGTGCTCAAATTTTCAGTTCAAAACCGAATTCATATAGTGCCATATGTGCGAGATGCTGAAGCGCCTCCACCTAGCGAGGCCGAAGACTATGATGACTCAATGAATAGGCGGAGATATCCGCCGACTTCTCATGCCAATGGTTTTCCACAAGCGGAACCTGTGTCTTGCTCTGATGATTACGGACTTTCCATAGGTAAAAGCTGTTCAACAGAAGGCGATCCTGCTTTGTCGGCACAGTTTCATGCTCTAGACGACAGTACACAGGAGAAGATGAAATCTTCTCTGAATCAGTgccgaaacaaacaaaacagtCTGCCTGGAATCTACAAATCAGCCTGTTGCTCTGGGCAGAATGGAATGTCCCCCGATGCCGAGGGGCTCCCCCGTCGATCAAACTCACCACTTCATCAGCTTATGGGGTATTGTTCAGTGAGCCAGGTCTTTCGAGGGCCTGAACCGTCAGATGCAGGTGCAAGTTCATCTAGCCAGAAAAAGTCAGGATCTTGACGATTTCCTCGCATAGCTTAGGCCTGAGAGAACTGGAACACGAGCATGTGATCAGGATCTATTACTGTTCTTCGGCGTTGAATCATTTCAAATTCTGGGCATTAAGAGAGCAATGCTGCAATGATAGTGTAGAACCTCTCCTATCCATTATTTCGCCGCAGAGAGTTAGATACACTAGATGCAGATTGTGAAGTTCAGATTTTCAGTGGTAGAGTTTCTTTTTTAACAGTAGTGTATGTACACGAAGGTGCAAGGGAGGATCTCTcaattgatttgtttgttcttGTAAGTTGTTATCCATATACCACCTCTACACATGTACACTGAATTTTCCGCAGCGTCTGTATTTTATGTTCGTCCCCGCCGTGCATCCAAAACTAAAACGAAGCCGATGTAAAAAGGATTTGACTAGTGTTcgcttttcttgaattttgaggGATCATTTGGTTTCATTTTATCTGCTTATACAAGGCATTTCTTCCCAAAAACTCTCTTCCATCTGTTCTGATGCAAATTTTGTTCGAGCTTCTGGTTCGATGCATTGACTGTTCGTTCTCATGTTGTGGGATTGTCATGAACTAATCTTTATCTCATCTGGCGAGATTGAATAAAGCTTGGTGTTGGGAATCAGATAGTGAGTTAGATTTTTACTCTCTGGCCGCGGTGGCGGACCAATAAACTTAGATTAGAGAAGTTGCATATGCATATCAAGGATAGTCTTGCATTTCACCTATTAAATTTTCCCGTTTcgcctaaagaaaaaaaaaatctatttttgtttcgcctaaagaaaaaaaaattgatttttcagttTCCGACGAATAGCTACTCCCATTTCAACAAACTCAAGGTATCATCATAATTGTCATCGTATAATTCAATAgaagattttattcttttgaatCTTGCGactagtgaaaattttctttatataaCGTAAAATACCCTAAACCTCTCAATAAGTTCATTATTTTTAAGAATCTTAAATGCTTTTCttggttttcatttttctagaaagACATTTTATTctaccttttctcttttatctgACGTATGGTAGCAAatctgcaaaaaaagaaaaaaagaaaagaaaagaaataccttttcgtaaaaaaaaaaaccgatttttaagtttttgacaAATAGCTTCTCCCGTTTCAACAAACTTGAGATATCAACATTATTGCCATCCGATCGATAggagattttattcttttgaatCTTGGGATTAATTAAAATTGGCTTTATATAACGTAAAATGccttaaacctctcaataatttcataatttttaaaaatcttaaatgcttttcttggttttcatttttctagaaagACATACTTTTTTCTTGGACCGACTtatagaagtaaatttttttttaaaaaaaaaaccgacttATGGTAATCCTGGAAAATTGTTAGTGTGCCCGAGGAGTTCGACCTTGCCGCGGCACAACCCAATCAAAAACCAAAGAACAGTTCCTGCGGATCACTTCACGGTGGTGAGATTAGCACCGCCCCTCCTTGCCCGCAGTCAGCGAGCCGAATCCAATCCCAACACACGCACTGCAAATACACGAGCAGTCGCACTCGCCCCCTCCGCGCGTGAAATTCAGCTTCGCCTTGCAGCTCGATTCGAGCCTCGACCCGACCAGCGGCGCTTCCTCTTCCAGGTCGGTGACGCTCGTAGTTTGCTAATAGTAATTGTTCTTCGTTCATCATTGTCTGCATGGTGAATTGGTTGTTGTATCTGCGGTTTATGGGAAAACCTGAGCTTGTTATCACACTTTGTGTTGATATTTATCTTCGCTTCTGATGCCCGTACTGTTAAGAATATTGGTAATAAGCACCTGAGGCACTCTGTAAGCAACAACTGGAAAGTTTGTAACTTTGAATACACCGTCTCATTGGGTTGTGTTTAATGTGTCTTAACAAGTGCCTCGAAGGGCACATTTACAAGACCCTTTTTATCAAAAGTGTCGTTCTCTTTGTTATATTTTGATCACAGTCTGATTTGGTCTGAATGATGTGTATACAGGGATGGGGAGAAAGAAGCAAGCTCGGCCGCGTAGGTCGGGTGGGATAATTATAGGAAGTAATGGGCAAGACAACACTAAAGCAGATTGTGCTGAGGAAAATGTTGTACCAAATCAGAAGGTACAGAAGGACGGATTGGATATGAGTGATCCACCCTTTTTTGTAGATGTTGAACGCGCTTGTTGGGCATTGGATGAGCATTTTGATATATCTGAACTTGTATTGACCGACTTGAACATACGAGGGGGATTTTCAGGTTTTAGAGTAGAAGATGGATTTTATCAGAGTTCAGATTACTCCTTTAGGTTCAGGGTGTACAACGTGAATGAGTTTGTGGCTCGAATTAAACTGGGTCATTGGCCTCTATTATCTTCTAAAGATGTACATTTGGAGTTGGTCGAGAAGTGCTCGGCTGAGAAGAATCAAAAGGTGGTTTTGTCGGGTTCTTTTGATGGACCAAACGAGGGAGTTTCTGGTCTTGTTCACTTGGCTAGTCTGAAGTTTATTTCAGTTAGGCCACTTGAGGGGATTGCTTTTTCAGAGGACATGACGACTGTAAGGGTAAGGGTGGAAATTCTCAAGAGCGCCTTCGACGCTTGTGAGTCACTTCAGGATAATACGAGGCAATTGTGGAAAAAGAGCATGATCAATGTCATGGCTTGGTTGCGACCAGAGGTTATGACTTCAGAGGCCAGGTATGGAATTTGTCAATCTGAAACAGTGGGAAATGATTTGCATCCAGATGAAAGGGATAGCGCCACAGTAAACCGGAAAGATGTAAAGTTTGACGTCAGTGGATTTTATGAGGCCATCAAGCCGTCAAAGTAAGTATAGCCGtgaattcttatttgagttctTTGAGATATCTCCTCATATGGTCTTTGTTGCTTGCTTCTTTGCTGTACAGAGCGGATCCAATGCTCGGTGATAAGATTCCCAACTTACTTCCTAAGCTTAGGCCATATCAACGTCGCGCTGCGTACTGGATGGTGCAGAGAGAGAAAGGCGCTTTAGGAAGTTCTGACACCCAGGGAACAAGTCAGTTAGTTTCTCCTCTATGTATGACTGTGGGTTTTGTTGACTCCGGTTTAAAAATGTTCTACAATCCATTCAGGTGCAGTTTCTCTATTCTTTCGTTGTACTtcttaaatttgtcaaagaatTAAGAAGCTCATGACATAAATTTAAATTCCAGCGTGATTATGGGTAAAATGGTTGAGTGTGGCTGAGTGTGGGTGGCATATCTCCATTTTTGAGCACATGATTTCTACATCCTGTAACCTTCACCCTCCCAGTTAAGTCCATCAGCTTAGTTGCAATGTTTACCCAACATCAAATGTAAGACATGGCATAGTTGTATGCCATAGACAACAGGGAGCAGGAATACAGTAAAAGGATTGACATGGAGGATAATTGGAACAAGGGCTAACAAGATCCTAAACTTCGACTTGACATCTAATACCTGATATCGGATCGTTTGTTCTCAAAGTCTGTTGGCGAACTTGATTAGATTACATCTTGCAACCATTTTCACGTAAATGGACTCACGATGATGGTAGTGGTTGGTTAATTGTTAATGTGGATAGAAATTAAATATGCTGCTGTTCGGTGCAACTTTACTTCCGGCTGTTACATGGGATGCTTTCCTCCACAGAATAGTTTCTGCTTCTGCCTTGCTTGAattcatattctctctctctctctctctctctctctctctctctctctcacattatGATGATCAGCAACCTCAACATAAGGGTCATAAGACATTCACTTTGATAGCATCATTTGTCAGCTTTTTATGCCTTAGCTGAGCCAATTTTGTACCTGCATTATTATGATATGTTATAATTTTGCTTGGAAAtgtttgtttttcatttcaTGTTTTCCAGTGGTAATGTGGCAATGCACCCAGAAGTTTTTTCTGAACATGTATCTGGTGGTATCCTTGCTGGTGAGTCCAAAAGATATTTTGAgcttaatcttttttatttctatgcTAATATGATCCTTAATGCTATTACTGCTGGAACTATTCACACCATAATGATCGATAATTCCAAACAGATGAGATGGGTTTAGGAAAGACTGTTGAGCTGCTAGCTTGCATCCTTTCCCACCGTTGGTCAGCATCTGAGAGTGGACCATGCATCGATGCGGAATCACAATTGAGAGGAGAGAGTCAAATTCatattaaaagattaaaaagggAACGGGTTGAGTGCATTTGCGGAGCTGTGACTGAAAGTTTCCGGTACACAGGACTGTGGGTTCAATGTGACGTCTGTGATGCATGGCAACATTCCGATTGTGTTGGTTATTCAGCTAGAGGGAAAAAGGTGAAGGATGGTAGTGGACAACAGCAAAGAGAGAAGAACGTCGAGAAGttcagaagaaagaaaaacgtTCCCACTATTGTAGAGAGGGAGGGAAAATATGTCTGTCAATTATGCTTGGAATTGATGAGCGCTACTGAATCTCCTGTTCCAAGTGGGGCAACTCTAATTGTGTGTCCGGCTCCTATATTGCACCAATGGCAAACTGAAATTATAAGGTATAGAAGCTAATATTTTGATGTTATTGTCCATTTCCTTTCCAGAACTTTAGATTTAGCATCATGTGTGAGCTGTATATTTCTATGTGTTATGGCTAGTGAGATTAATCTAGAGAGGTTGAATGGTTATAAAGTGAAATCTGATAAATTTTCGAGGAATAAATAGAATCAAATTGATATATGCAGGAACAGTTTGATATATGCATGAACCAGCTGCTCATATCAAGTGCAGTGCTTCTACAAACAGTTAATTAAATAAGCAGAGAAATAGAGGTAGATGCATGTAGATTTATAGTGCTTCGGCTTAGATCATGCCTACATCCACTCTCCCGGACTAACGGCAATCAACAGGCTGAATTTCGCTAGTAATTCTTTGAGACACTACAATTGTAGCTTCCACTGCTTCTACCCAAAACTGGTAGATCACACTACCAAAACTCACACGCTACTGCAACACTTGCACGCTTCTCAAAAGAAATGACAATAAGTGTATCACACTCAGTAACTGAACTTTTCACTCAACAAATGTATCAAGAAGCAAAGCTCTCTTGGTTTCTCGGTTTTTTGCAATTCAtcagctatatatatatattggcgTGTATTGATCTTCTTATCTAGTTGTCAATCCTCAAGTTGACCGTTGAATGGTCTTCGAGACACTTGATTTTGACATTATAGATATGCCACAAAATCGCTAGAGATTTGGCTGcctatttaataaaatatttaattaatcttGTAGCTTCCCCGAATGGAGTTGCGTATATTAGGAAATACTCCTTGTCTACGGATATAATTGATTATTGATTGGATTTTCCTTAGAGCAAATAATTCCGCAATTCCAGACCTGTGATTACCTGTCAAATTTCTTTAGACATGaattcatggtcaaaagaatGTCTGGGTCTTCAATTATCCAGCACGTGACAAGCACTTTCTTCTCAATTGTCAGCAATATGTGAATCTACCCAAGCTCCTCGCTGGTGATCAACTTATGTATTGCTTTCTATCAATTATCCTAAGTACATTAGTGATTAGGGCTTCATAAACCTGTTTACCTATTGGTACCTCCAAGTCATCATGAACTTCCATTCTACTCAACTTGTTCACCCCTTAAGGTCTCTCTGGTCTTTTCAAGGCCTTTCACTTAGCACTTTGGATTACTTCAATGGTGATAAAGCATTGCTCAATTTGAGGTCACCTGAATCGAAACACTATCTGCATTTATCAAGACATAAATAGCAAAAGATGGTTTTGTCAATGTCAAAATATCTTAAGAGGTTTTCTCAACATTATGTGCTTTCAGTAGTTGCCTATAGTGAATATTGACAAAGTTCGTTTGATGAGATTGATGGGTGGCCTGATCTTGAAAGCATACTATCATCTTTAGTAGTTTTGGGCTTCTAGATGTTTTTTTATGTTCAATGCATTTTGGTTctgaattttattattaaatagtTATCAAGTAAAATTTCCATGTTAATGAGATGCTTCAGTTGTTGCATTTCTGGTGCATTGAActtaaatttcagattttatgTGTGCCTTTGCTCCCCCTTGTAGGCACACAAATACTGATTCTGTGAAAATGCTGGTTTATGAAGGAGTGAAAAACACATCCTTTTCCGAAGAACCAGCAGTTGAAGTCGATGAACTTGTTTCCTATGACATTGTACTGACAACATATGATGTTCTGAAAGAGGACCTGTCACATGACTCAGATAGGCATGAAGGGGATCGCCGCTTCATGAGATACCACAAGAGGTTCCATCAAAGCTCCATATTCATGATTTTCACATTTGTCCTTTACTAAGAACACAAGGCCCCCAGCCTaaacgaaaggaaaaattaagaaGATTTATCATCAGTAACTTACCAGAACAATTTCTTAGATGCCCTGATGGTGGAGTGTAATGCTGGTTAAGATATGTTTACTACTTGCTTATAGGTATCCTGTTATTCCGACTCCACTCACTAGAATCTTCTGGTGGAGGTTATGTTTGGATGAGGCTCAAATGGTGGAGAGTAATGCTGCTGCTGCAACAGAAATGGCATTACGATTACATTCTAAATATCGTTGGTGTATTACTGGCACTCCCATTCAGCGTAGACTGGATGATTTATATGGGCTCTTGAAGTTCCTTAAACTAAGTCCTTTTGATGTCCCTAGA is a window from the Rhodamnia argentea isolate NSW1041297 chromosome 8, ASM2092103v1, whole genome shotgun sequence genome containing:
- the LOC115748226 gene encoding protein ENHANCED DISEASE RESISTANCE 4-like, whose amino-acid sequence is MTDSAAPKVRLVKCPRCRELLRESADVPVYRCGGCSVILQAKYWRNDAKDTGSDIREESSIPTEKSAYGNGSEDKQSSSTRNEMMIPSSEDSSVNLNGLGERETSICHNPEQAEEAQFCNGDLNNGKSGSESGNIDVEENGELEEPCLSAAVSSHDNNQSSQIGETMEGQLKEESLPIPEANSVLEANNGAIDSKNDSPRTVSGSSSQVTEEGLAEENILASDAPLLSSGEQKEQLQTDVAIRHAFERMTSKETFASTEYVDPVSEFSDALGDMSVSPAARSSHAYEGSVSSYDAFEDQYHDRDFHKFKYPGEKMNSVPSKERRNRGKYRVNGLVGRDARVRHPDRHFALPFSSDMGLYAMKGSRWVQNGMAEPSSHVPPSRYHIGSERDELPPRIPRQPGAGYDHGSPSSQVYPEHDKLKLLKMVYELEDQLKRTCNLDEVASERVSAGFNWKEKHSRMYYDGGLLEESNSPGLNVPGYLRRSEPRNNWRSSKIPFSAEMTKRSYQYNHTHLRHFPPEYRRSEPLPPPNIYNRGLYGFHDTRNPYSPYSSCASSPQRYMDDEPSMGDSETNSNHRRYKIREFNNYFRENHHVVKRHLRPITGGAPLLTCDRCSELLQLPADFLFFKKRCHRLRCGACKAVLKFSVQNRIHIVPYVRDAEAPPPSEAEDYDDSMNRRRYPPTSHANGFPQAEPVSCSDDYGLSIGKSCSTEGDPALSAQFHALDDSTQEKMKSSLNQCRNKQNSLPGIYKSACCSGQNGMSPDAEGLPRRSNSPLHQLMGYCSVSQVFRGPEPSDAGASSSSQKKSGS